One region of Pyramidobacter sp. YE332 genomic DNA includes:
- a CDS encoding IS1634 family transposase, whose translation MSFRIKLMKNKGRLYAAIVEETYNPLIKRSSGKTIRTYGDLNKRRLTEPDIDERIQADLAELRANADLAERLKAQTLKDQVATCAPNNKPDCAGIYNYGIALYRRLWERLGLDVWFKQYRRNHRLKFDFDLAAFFLAALRILAPCSKKRTHEYRGNFVFDFSSLTQADLYETLGLLSGSKDVLIRNVNKGIADIYERTMTVALYDCTTFYFESFDSDELRARGMSKENRTNEVQVVMGLLVDADGIPLDYELFRGNTSEIKTLLQVVRKHKVNSGLGKVTVVADRGLNCKLNLQHLAEEGFDYIVAQSISRLKKDVKERVLSEENWEHSERFHEDVFKMKRLDARADPERDAGIIVTWSLKRHHHDLDVLEELWTKGKELVAKGASAVETSMKHGSRQFLKSKKGKKGEYEVNTSLYEKRKKQAGFYVIATSNKDASPQEIFANLRRLWRVEECFRVLKSNLDARPVFVWTPEHIRGHFLVCYLALVLERLSCHLIRMKGIRDISPHKLVELMRQQNVTVLSGRARSTPISLRLGHDGSTPERKNADIASADAVMQIFGIAPVNMMEAYPDLKNKLACRLPFAAREATGGIIRRSRG comes from the coding sequence ATGAGTTTCCGAATCAAACTGATGAAAAACAAGGGCAGACTTTACGCGGCCATCGTCGAGGAGACTTACAATCCTCTCATCAAACGCAGTTCCGGAAAAACGATCCGCACGTACGGCGACCTGAACAAACGCCGCCTCACAGAGCCGGACATCGACGAAAGAATTCAGGCGGATCTTGCTGAGTTGAGGGCAAACGCAGATCTTGCAGAACGCCTCAAAGCGCAGACGCTTAAGGATCAGGTCGCAACATGTGCACCCAACAATAAACCGGACTGTGCGGGCATTTATAACTACGGCATCGCCCTTTACCGCAGATTATGGGAACGCCTTGGGCTGGACGTCTGGTTCAAACAGTATCGACGCAATCACCGACTCAAGTTCGACTTCGACCTTGCCGCATTCTTCCTCGCCGCACTGCGCATTCTGGCGCCTTGTTCGAAAAAACGGACGCACGAATACCGCGGGAACTTTGTCTTCGATTTCTCTTCCCTCACCCAGGCGGACCTTTACGAAACTCTCGGGCTCCTGAGCGGGAGCAAGGATGTCCTGATACGTAACGTCAACAAGGGGATCGCGGATATCTACGAGCGAACGATGACTGTCGCGCTTTACGACTGCACCACGTTTTACTTCGAGAGTTTTGATTCCGACGAACTTCGCGCGCGCGGGATGTCCAAGGAGAACCGCACGAATGAGGTGCAGGTGGTGATGGGACTGCTCGTTGACGCCGACGGCATCCCTCTTGACTATGAGCTGTTCCGCGGTAACACGTCGGAGATCAAGACCCTGCTGCAGGTCGTCCGGAAGCACAAGGTAAATTCCGGACTGGGGAAAGTCACGGTCGTCGCGGATCGCGGGCTCAACTGCAAGCTCAACTTGCAGCACCTTGCGGAAGAGGGTTTTGATTACATCGTGGCCCAGAGCATCAGTCGGCTGAAAAAGGACGTGAAGGAGCGGGTTCTTTCCGAGGAGAACTGGGAGCACAGCGAACGGTTCCACGAGGACGTGTTCAAGATGAAGCGTCTGGACGCCAGAGCGGATCCCGAACGTGACGCAGGCATCATCGTCACTTGGTCGCTGAAACGGCACCACCATGACCTGGACGTTCTGGAGGAATTGTGGACGAAGGGGAAAGAACTGGTCGCGAAGGGAGCCTCAGCCGTCGAGACATCCATGAAACACGGCTCAAGACAGTTTCTGAAGAGCAAGAAAGGGAAGAAAGGCGAATACGAGGTGAACACCTCTCTCTACGAAAAGCGTAAAAAGCAGGCGGGTTTCTACGTCATCGCCACCTCCAACAAGGACGCCTCCCCGCAGGAGATCTTCGCGAACCTGCGCCGGCTTTGGCGCGTCGAGGAATGTTTTCGAGTACTCAAGAGCAACCTCGATGCCAGGCCGGTTTTCGTCTGGACGCCGGAACACATCCGCGGGCACTTCCTCGTCTGTTACCTTGCGCTGGTTCTGGAACGTCTTTCCTGTCACCTCATCCGCATGAAGGGCATCAGAGACATCTCGCCTCACAAGCTCGTTGAACTCATGCGCCAGCAGAACGTCACCGTCCTGAGCGGCAGAGCCAGGAGCACGCCCATCAGCCTTCGACTGGGACACGACGGCAGCACGCCGGAGAGAAAGAACGCGGACATCGCGTCGGCCGACGCCGTGATGCAGATATTTGGAATCGCACCCGTCAATATGATGGAAGCCTATCCCGATCTCAAGAACAAACTCGCTTGTCGACTGCCTTTTGCTGCACGGGAGGCGACAGGAGGGATTATCCGTAGATCTCGCGGTTGA
- a CDS encoding ferredoxin: MFVTLDTEKCIGCGVCVQIAPDVFSLDEERGVAKVIRQEGNAAVEQAVKSCPVSCIAVE, from the coding sequence ATGTTTGTGACCCTAGATACGGAGAAGTGCATTGGCTGCGGCGTCTGCGTGCAAATCGCGCCGGACGTTTTTTCTCTCGACGAGGAGCGCGGTGTGGCGAAAGTCATTCGCCAGGAAGGCAATGCAGCGGTGGAACAGGCTGTGAAAAGCTGTCCGGTTTCGTGTATTGCGGTTGAATAA
- a CDS encoding DUF1538 domain-containing protein, with protein MNKLKGKVGEALKSVTPISLLVVALSALIVPMPAEILMLFLVGAVLLIVGMGFFSLGADMAMMPMGEGVGKQITLLRKLSFAVPVCFLLGLITTIAEPDLQVLAGQVPAVSDFTLIITVAGGVGVFLVIAMLRPLLKIDLAHVLLFLYGVVFLLAYFTPQSFIPVAFDAGGVTTGPITVPFIISLGVGMASMRHDESSQEDSFGLVSLCSVGPILTVMLLGMIYDPQTTEASQTIVPMDKMTSIDIAESFFVRIPAYLKEVSLALTPVVAFFVVFQGIFALFRRGSLIRIVVGVAYTFIGLVLFLTGVNVGFMPAGHFIGKSLAMSEYRWLLLPLGLIIGYYVVDAEPAVHVLNKQVEEITGGTISQRAMHVSLACGVACSVAFAMLRAITGLSIYWIIIPGYALALVLTFFVPPIFTGIAFDSGGVASGPMTATFLLPLAMGACEGAGGSILTDAFGVVAMVAMTPLISIQILGVLYNMRLKAAAKQPPVSKVYDNFVIIEYTPEELAYND; from the coding sequence TTGAATAAGTTGAAGGGGAAGGTCGGCGAGGCGCTCAAGTCGGTTACGCCTATTTCTCTCTTGGTCGTCGCTCTGAGCGCATTGATCGTCCCCATGCCTGCGGAGATACTGATGCTTTTTCTTGTCGGCGCGGTGCTTTTGATCGTGGGGATGGGATTTTTTTCTCTCGGCGCGGACATGGCCATGATGCCGATGGGGGAGGGCGTCGGAAAGCAGATCACTCTGCTGCGCAAACTCTCCTTTGCCGTGCCCGTCTGTTTTTTGCTCGGCCTGATCACGACGATCGCCGAGCCGGATCTGCAGGTATTGGCCGGGCAGGTGCCGGCGGTTTCGGATTTTACGCTGATCATCACGGTTGCCGGCGGTGTCGGCGTTTTTCTTGTCATCGCGATGCTTCGCCCTCTGTTGAAGATCGATCTCGCCCACGTTTTGTTGTTTCTGTATGGGGTGGTTTTCCTTCTCGCGTACTTTACGCCGCAGTCGTTTATCCCCGTCGCTTTTGACGCCGGCGGCGTCACGACGGGACCGATCACCGTCCCGTTTATCATCTCTCTCGGCGTCGGCATGGCGTCGATGCGCCACGATGAATCGTCTCAGGAGGACAGCTTCGGTCTCGTGTCTCTCTGCAGCGTCGGCCCCATCTTGACGGTGATGCTCCTGGGGATGATCTATGATCCCCAGACAACGGAGGCATCCCAAACGATTGTGCCGATGGACAAGATGACTTCGATCGACATTGCCGAAAGCTTCTTTGTGAGAATTCCCGCTTATTTGAAAGAGGTCTCGCTCGCCTTGACGCCCGTTGTCGCTTTTTTTGTCGTTTTTCAAGGGATCTTTGCCCTTTTCCGCCGTGGCTCTCTGATCCGCATCGTCGTGGGGGTCGCCTATACGTTTATCGGGCTCGTGCTTTTCCTTACCGGCGTCAACGTCGGCTTCATGCCGGCCGGGCACTTCATCGGCAAGTCGCTGGCCATGTCCGAGTACAGATGGCTGCTGTTGCCCCTCGGACTGATTATCGGTTATTATGTGGTCGACGCGGAGCCGGCCGTCCACGTTCTGAACAAGCAGGTCGAAGAGATTACCGGCGGCACCATCTCGCAACGAGCCATGCATGTCAGTTTGGCCTGCGGCGTGGCCTGCTCCGTTGCGTTTGCGATGTTGCGCGCGATTACGGGACTGTCCATTTACTGGATCATCATTCCGGGTTACGCGCTGGCGCTCGTTTTGACTTTTTTCGTTCCCCCTATTTTTACCGGGATCGCCTTCGACTCCGGCGGCGTTGCCAGCGGTCCCATGACGGCGACGTTTCTTCTGCCTTTGGCCATGGGCGCGTGCGAAGGCGCGGGCGGTTCCATCCTGACGGACGCGTTTGGCGTCGTTGCCATGGTGGCGATGACGCCGCTCATTTCGATCCAGATTCTTGGCGTGTTGTATAACATGCGTCTGAAGGCCGCTGCCAAACAGCCGCCGGTCAGTAAGGTCTACGACAACTTCGTTATTATCGAGTACACTCCGGAGGAGCTTGCCTATAATGACTGA
- a CDS encoding phosphoribosyltransferase family protein, whose amino-acid sequence MKGQRTERLIRITSKFLSSPSCQISLTGLANEFGVSKTVISDDVSMVNDALTREGYGRLVVDRGRTGGAFLVPALSSERREEFLKNVAKILSAPSRLLPGGLIYYADILFNPVYTDVLGLAFASDFKDLHPSLIMTSEVKGIPLGLATARALGVPLAVCRFRNRASDGPAVCVHYPTQSGEVRSMYMGTKVLSPGDKVLLIDDFMHGGSTAAGMVQVVHEFRAELVGMGVFIAVDEPEEKAVGEYKALLRLSLHGEERVSLF is encoded by the coding sequence ATGAAAGGTCAGCGTACGGAACGGCTTATTCGTATAACTTCCAAATTTCTTTCTTCCCCGTCATGTCAGATTTCACTGACCGGTCTGGCCAATGAGTTCGGAGTTTCGAAGACGGTGATCAGCGACGACGTGTCCATGGTGAACGACGCCCTGACGCGGGAAGGGTACGGCCGTCTGGTCGTAGATCGCGGCCGTACCGGCGGGGCTTTTCTCGTCCCCGCGTTGTCCTCGGAACGCCGCGAAGAGTTTTTGAAGAACGTCGCGAAAATCCTTTCCGCTCCCAGTCGTTTGCTGCCGGGAGGGCTGATCTATTATGCGGACATCCTCTTCAATCCGGTTTATACGGACGTCTTGGGATTGGCTTTCGCTTCGGATTTCAAAGATCTTCATCCCTCTCTGATCATGACCTCGGAGGTGAAAGGGATCCCCCTTGGACTGGCGACGGCCAGGGCTTTGGGCGTGCCTCTGGCGGTGTGCCGCTTTCGAAACCGCGCCAGCGATGGGCCGGCCGTCTGCGTGCATTATCCGACGCAGAGCGGCGAAGTCCGCTCAATGTATATGGGGACGAAAGTCCTTTCGCCCGGCGACAAAGTGCTTCTGATCGACGACTTCATGCACGGCGGCAGCACTGCTGCCGGAATGGTTCAGGTCGTGCATGAATTTCGCGCGGAATTGGTCGGTATGGGCGTGTTTATCGCCGTGGACGAGCCGGAGGAAAAAGCCGTCGGCGAATATAAAGCTTTGCTGAGGCTCTCTTTGCATGGCGAAGAGCGCGTTTCGCTCTTCTGA